One segment of Mesoplodon densirostris isolate mMesDen1 chromosome 6, mMesDen1 primary haplotype, whole genome shotgun sequence DNA contains the following:
- the SFTPC gene encoding pulmonary surfactant-associated protein C isoform X3, with protein MDVGSKEVLMESPPVLEMSFAGPEAQQRLALSERVGTTATFSVGSNGIVVYDYQRLLIAYKPAPGTCCYVMKMDPQSIPSLEALTRKFQNFQVGCSFQAEPSVPTSKLGQEEGRDTGLASSGDLAFLGNTVSTLCGEVPLYYI; from the exons ATGGATGTGGGCAGCAAAGAGGTCTTGATGGAGAGCCCGCCG GTCCTAGAGATGAGCTTCGCGGGGCCGGAAGCCCAGCAACGCCTGGCCCTGAGTGAGCGTGTGGGAACCACTGCCACCTTCTCTGTTGGCTCCAATGGCATCGTGGTGTATGACTACCAGAGG CTCCTGATTGCCTACAAGCCAGCCCCGGGAACCTGCTGCTACGTCATGAAGATGGATCCGCAGAGCATCCCAAGTCTTGAGGCTCTCACTAGAAAATTCCAGAACTTCCAGGTGGGT TGCTCTTTCCAGGCCGAGCCCTCAGTACCTACCTCTAAGCTGGGCCAGGAGGAGGGCCGTGACACCGGCTTGGCATCCTCCGGGGACCTGGCCTTCCTGGGCAACACCGTGAGCACCCTGTGTGGTGAGGTGCCCCTCTACTACATCTAG
- the SFTPC gene encoding pulmonary surfactant-associated protein C isoform X2, producing the protein MDVGSKEVLMESPPDYSAVPGGRFQIPCCPASIKRLLIVVVVVVLVVVVIVGALLMGLHMSQKHTEMVLEMSFAGPEAQQRLALSERVGTTATFSVGSNGIVVYDYQRLLIAYKPAPGTCCYVMKMDPQSIPSLEALTRKFQNFQAEPSVPTSKLGQEEGRDTGLASSGDLAFLGNTVSTLCGEVPLYYI; encoded by the exons ATGGATGTGGGCAGCAAAGAGGTCTTGATGGAGAGCCCGCCG GACTACTCAGCAGTCCCTGGGGGCCGGTTCCAAATCCCCTGCTGTCCTGCGAGCATCAAACGCCTTCTCATCGTGGTCGTGGTGGTGGTCCTTGTTGTCGTGGTGATTGTAGGGGCCCTGCTCATGGGTCTTCACATGAGCCAGAAACATACTGAGATG GTCCTAGAGATGAGCTTCGCGGGGCCGGAAGCCCAGCAACGCCTGGCCCTGAGTGAGCGTGTGGGAACCACTGCCACCTTCTCTGTTGGCTCCAATGGCATCGTGGTGTATGACTACCAGAGG CTCCTGATTGCCTACAAGCCAGCCCCGGGAACCTGCTGCTACGTCATGAAGATGGATCCGCAGAGCATCCCAAGTCTTGAGGCTCTCACTAGAAAATTCCAGAACTTCCAG GCCGAGCCCTCAGTACCTACCTCTAAGCTGGGCCAGGAGGAGGGCCGTGACACCGGCTTGGCATCCTCCGGGGACCTGGCCTTCCTGGGCAACACCGTGAGCACCCTGTGTGGTGAGGTGCCCCTCTACTACATCTAG
- the SFTPC gene encoding pulmonary surfactant-associated protein C isoform X1 produces MDVGSKEVLMESPPDYSAVPGGRFQIPCCPASIKRLLIVVVVVVLVVVVIVGALLMGLHMSQKHTEMVLEMSFAGPEAQQRLALSERVGTTATFSVGSNGIVVYDYQRLLIAYKPAPGTCCYVMKMDPQSIPSLEALTRKFQNFQVGCSFQAEPSVPTSKLGQEEGRDTGLASSGDLAFLGNTVSTLCGEVPLYYI; encoded by the exons ATGGATGTGGGCAGCAAAGAGGTCTTGATGGAGAGCCCGCCG GACTACTCAGCAGTCCCTGGGGGCCGGTTCCAAATCCCCTGCTGTCCTGCGAGCATCAAACGCCTTCTCATCGTGGTCGTGGTGGTGGTCCTTGTTGTCGTGGTGATTGTAGGGGCCCTGCTCATGGGTCTTCACATGAGCCAGAAACATACTGAGATG GTCCTAGAGATGAGCTTCGCGGGGCCGGAAGCCCAGCAACGCCTGGCCCTGAGTGAGCGTGTGGGAACCACTGCCACCTTCTCTGTTGGCTCCAATGGCATCGTGGTGTATGACTACCAGAGG CTCCTGATTGCCTACAAGCCAGCCCCGGGAACCTGCTGCTACGTCATGAAGATGGATCCGCAGAGCATCCCAAGTCTTGAGGCTCTCACTAGAAAATTCCAGAACTTCCAGGTGGGT TGCTCTTTCCAGGCCGAGCCCTCAGTACCTACCTCTAAGCTGGGCCAGGAGGAGGGCCGTGACACCGGCTTGGCATCCTCCGGGGACCTGGCCTTCCTGGGCAACACCGTGAGCACCCTGTGTGGTGAGGTGCCCCTCTACTACATCTAG
- the LGI3 gene encoding leucine-rich repeat LGI family member 3, whose amino-acid sequence MAGLRARPGSGLGLLALSTLGLCLMLQVGAKRPPKTPPCPPSCSCTRDTAFCVDSKAVPRNLPSEVISLTLVNAAFSEIQDGAFSHLPLLQFLLLNSNKFTLIGDNAFTGLSHLQYLFIENNDIWALSKFTFRGLKSLTHLSLANNNLQTLPRDIFRPLDILSDLDLRGNSLNCDCKVKWLVEWLAHTNTTVAPIYCASPPRFQEHKVQDLPLREFDCITTDFVLYQTLSFQAVSAEPFLYSSDLYLALAQPGVSACTILKWDYVERQLRDYDRIPAPSAVHCKPMVVDSQLYVVVAQLFGGSYIYHWDPNTTRFTKLQDIDPQRIRKPNDLEAFRIDGDWYFAVADSSKAGATSLYRWHQNGFYSHQALHAWHRDTDLEFVDGEGKPRLIVSSSSQAPIIYQWSRTQKQFVAQGEVTQVPDAQAVKHFRAGRDSYLCLSRYIGDSKILRWEGTRFSEVQALPSRGSLALQPFLVGGRRYLALGSDFSFTQIYQWDEGRQKFVRFQELAVQAPRAFCYMPAGDAQLLLAPSFKGQTLVYRHVVVDLSA is encoded by the exons ATGGCGGGGCTGCGGGCCAGGCCGGGCTCGGGGCTCGGGCTGCTGGCGCTGTCCACGCTGGGCCTCTGCCTAATGCTGCAAGTCGGCGCCAAGAGGCCCCCCAAGACGCCCCCGTGCCCGCCCAGCTGCTCCTGCACCAGGGACACCGCCTTCTGCGTGGACTCTAAGGCAGTGCCCAGGAACCTGccctccgaggtcatctctct GACGCTGGTGAATGCTGCCTTTTCGGAGATCCAGGATGGAGCATTTTCCCACCTGCCACTGCTGCAGTTCCT GTTGCTCAATTCCAACAAGTTTACACTGATTGGAGACAATGCCTTCACAGGACTGTCTCACCTGCAGTACCT CTTCATTGAGAATAATGACATCTGGGCACTTTCCAAGTTTACCTTCAGAGGACTCAAGTCTTTGACACACCT CTCACTGGCCAACAATAACCTGCAGACCCTGCCTAGAGACATCTTTCGGCCCCTGGACATCCTGAGTGACTT GGACCTGCGGGGCAACTCGCTCAACTGTGACTGCAAGGTGAAGTGGCTGGTGGAGTGGCTGGCACACACGAACACCACGGTGGCGCCCATCTACTGCGCCAGCCCGCCCCGCTTCCAAGAGCACAAGGTGCAGGATCTGCCACTGCGGGAGTTCGACTGCATCACCACAG ATTTCGTGCTGTACCAGACCCTGTCCTTCCAAGCGGTGTCGGCCGAGCCCTTCCTTTACTCCAGTGACCTCTATTTGGCTTTGGCCCAGCCAGGAGTCAGCGCTTGCACCATCCTCAAGTGGGACTATGTTGAAAGGCAACTTCGAGACTATGATAGAATCCCAG CCCCCTCTGCAGTGCACTGCAAGCCGATGGTGGTGGACAGCCAGCTGTATGTGGTGGTGGCCCAGTTGTTCGGTGGCTCTTACATTTACCACTGGGACCCCAACACCACACGCTTCACCAAGCTGCAGGACATCGACCCTCAGCGCATACGCAAGCCCAATGACCTCGAGGCCTTCCGCATCGATGGCGACTGGTACTTTGCCGTGGCTGACAGCTCCAAGGCGGGGGCCACCAGCCTCTACCGCTGGCACCAGAACGGCTTCTACTCCCACCAGGCCCTGCATGCTTGGCACCGTGACACTGACCTGGAATTTGTAGACGGCGAGGGCAAGCCACGACTGATCGTGTCCAGCAGCTCCCAGGCCCCCATCATCTATCAGTGGAGTCGCACCCAGAAGCAGTTTGTGGCTCAGGGCGAGGTGACCCAGGTGCCTGATGCCCAGGCTGTGAAACACTTCCGCGCAGGTCGCGACAGCTACCTGTGCCTCAGCCGCTACATCGGCGACTCCAAGATCCTGCGCTGGGAGGGCACCCGCTTCTCCGAGGTGCAGGCGCTGCCCTCCAGGGGCTCGCTGGCCCTGCAGCCCTTCCTGGTGGGTGGCCGCCGCTACCTGGCCCTGGGCAGCGACTTCTCCTTCACACAGATCTACCAGTGGGATGAGGGGCGGCAGAAGTTTGTGCGGTTCCAGGAGCTGGCGGTGCAGGCCCCTCGGGCCTTCTGCTACATGCCTGCTGGGGACGCCCAGCTGCTCCTGGCCCCCAGCTTCAAGGGACAGACACTTGTGTACCGACACGTGGTGGTGGATCTCAGTGCCTAG